A region from the Muribaculum gordoncarteri genome encodes:
- a CDS encoding tetratricopeptide repeat protein: MIYLRYILVFVILCSSWTSSIFAQINAEQVLRVGRNTLYLEDYVLSIQYFNQVIAAKPTLAQPYFYRAIAKISLDDYQGAEKDASTAIKYNPFITNAYEVRGVARQNLGKLKEAIEDYTTALEQLPENKGILFNKAMAEEELKDYDAAETTYATLLGAYPNYDNGYVGRAKLRLAKGDTISAVADLDKALKLNKNATNAYVLRADIAIQSSRDFKTALDDMNEAIKLQPQYAGFYINRAFLRYNLDDYFGAMADYDYAIQLDPLNTAALFNRGLLRAEVHDNNKAIDDFSKVLDLESDNYKALYNRAILYKEIADYKSSVADLNRVIEAFPSFSGAYFARSENLRMMGDMASAERDYKRSMALAKQPVSDDGNRDENSSSADVVNESQEAVAKRFTSLLTIDNNVGAREEYNTAGIKGRVQDRNVAIEVEPMFTLSYYVTTNEIKEMPYYIKEIDDLNSTRMLRFIVMVTNHEPQLSDEEAIARHFASIEYYNSYIATHQPRAIDYFGRAMDFFTLRNYQAALTDLDRAIELTPDFTLAYMLRAVVKLRNAETERLSGESKTEPGLRDFGAQGAKMLASTVMADIDKVIELSPRMAFAHYNKGNVLVSLGDYTSAISAYTKAIELKADLGEAYYNRGYLYLMLGNKDAGIADLSKAGELGIVPSYNLLKRMTR; this comes from the coding sequence ATGATATACCTAAGATATATACTCGTTTTTGTCATATTATGTTCATCGTGGACATCATCTATTTTTGCGCAGATTAATGCCGAGCAGGTTCTGAGGGTAGGACGCAACACACTCTATCTCGAGGACTACGTGTTGTCGATTCAATATTTCAATCAGGTGATAGCCGCAAAGCCCACCCTTGCGCAGCCCTATTTCTACCGTGCCATAGCCAAGATAAGTCTTGACGACTATCAGGGAGCCGAGAAGGACGCCTCTACTGCAATTAAATATAATCCGTTCATAACCAACGCCTACGAGGTGAGAGGAGTTGCCCGCCAGAATCTCGGCAAGCTGAAGGAGGCCATTGAGGATTACACTACGGCACTCGAGCAGTTGCCCGAAAACAAGGGAATCCTGTTTAACAAGGCTATGGCCGAGGAGGAGCTTAAGGATTACGATGCCGCCGAGACCACCTATGCGACTTTGCTCGGCGCTTATCCCAACTACGACAACGGTTATGTGGGGCGTGCCAAGCTGCGTCTTGCCAAGGGTGACACTATCAGCGCCGTGGCCGACCTTGACAAGGCATTGAAATTGAATAAAAACGCGACCAACGCCTATGTGTTGCGCGCTGATATAGCAATCCAGTCGTCGCGTGACTTCAAAACGGCCCTTGACGACATGAACGAGGCCATAAAGCTTCAGCCACAGTATGCGGGCTTCTATATCAACCGAGCTTTCCTGCGTTACAACCTCGATGACTATTTCGGCGCTATGGCCGACTATGACTACGCTATCCAGCTTGACCCGTTGAATACCGCCGCGCTTTTCAACCGAGGACTGCTTCGCGCCGAGGTGCACGACAACAACAAGGCAATCGACGACTTCAGCAAGGTGCTCGACCTTGAGAGCGACAACTATAAAGCGCTTTATAACCGAGCCATACTTTACAAGGAGATTGCCGACTACAAGAGTTCGGTAGCCGACCTCAATCGCGTAATCGAGGCGTTTCCCTCGTTTTCGGGTGCCTATTTCGCCCGTTCCGAAAATCTGCGTATGATGGGTGACATGGCTTCGGCCGAGCGTGACTACAAGCGTTCGATGGCTCTTGCCAAGCAGCCTGTGAGCGATGACGGCAATAGGGATGAGAACAGCAGCAGTGCCGATGTTGTGAATGAGTCGCAGGAGGCCGTGGCTAAGCGCTTCACTTCGTTGTTGACAATCGACAATAATGTCGGCGCACGCGAGGAGTATAACACCGCCGGAATAAAGGGTCGTGTCCAGGATCGTAACGTGGCGATAGAGGTTGAGCCTATGTTCACACTCAGCTACTATGTCACCACCAACGAGATAAAGGAGATGCCTTACTACATCAAGGAGATCGACGACCTTAACTCAACCCGAATGCTGCGTTTCATAGTCATGGTGACCAATCATGAGCCCCAGCTTTCCGATGAAGAGGCCATAGCAAGGCACTTTGCGTCGATTGAATATTATAACTCCTACATAGCGACTCACCAGCCCCGAGCCATCGACTACTTCGGACGGGCTATGGATTTCTTCACGTTGCGCAACTATCAGGCTGCGTTGACCGACCTTGACCGTGCCATAGAGCTTACACCCGACTTCACGCTTGCCTATATGCTGCGTGCTGTTGTCAAGCTGAGAAATGCCGAAACCGAGCGATTGTCGGGAGAGTCGAAGACCGAGCCCGGATTGCGTGACTTTGGTGCGCAAGGTGCCAAGATGCTGGCCTCGACCGTTATGGCCGACATTGACAAGGTGATAGAGCTGTCGCCGCGCATGGCCTTCGCCCACTACAACAAGGGCAACGTGCTTGTGTCGCTCGGCGATTATACTTCGGCCATAAGCGCCTACACCAAGGCTATCGAGCTTAAGGCCGACCTTGGGGAGGCCTATTACAACCGCGGCTATCTCTACCTGATGCTCGGCAATAAGGATGCCGGCATAGCCGATCTTAGCAAGGCCGGTGAGCTTGGAATCGTTCCCAGTTACAACCTGTTGAAGCGAATGACTCGCTGA
- a CDS encoding DUF4301 family protein, producing MLPEDLKTLEQKGISPEAFNAQIKRFETGFPYLRILDSARVGCGIISLDDAGREKAVARWDEYLSHGGQVFKFVPASGAASRMFKALFEFLDAEANEPAEGSAMADFFKRLPDFAFYAELDAVCQTLYGKDIPALLDGGEYKKIVAALLGKEGMNYGSLPKGLLKFHLYADGARTPLEEHLVEGAQTATDSQGVVNLHFTVSPEHRTLFEAKIAEAVPALEKKLGVKYNISLSEQKKSTDTVAVNPDNTPFREDGKLLFRPGGHGALIENLNDIDSAVVFIKNIDNVVPDSQRGVTLEYKKVIAGYLIEVHDKIEEYMRKINAGDYTMDDVREMISFMHDTLNLRDDAMKNLEDVDLVLYIKNKLNRPIRVCGMVRNEGEPGGGPYIAYNPDGSTSPQILESTQIDPANSQYKEMVARATHFNPVDLVCFLKDVDGNKFDLPRYVDPDTGFISSKSRNGKELRALELPGLWNGAMSDWNTVFIEVPIGTFNPVKTVNDLLRPAHQG from the coding sequence ATGTTACCTGAAGATCTAAAGACACTTGAGCAGAAGGGCATCAGCCCTGAAGCTTTCAATGCCCAGATTAAGAGATTTGAAACCGGATTTCCTTACCTGCGCATCCTTGATTCGGCACGCGTGGGTTGTGGAATAATCAGTCTTGACGATGCCGGCCGTGAAAAGGCTGTTGCACGTTGGGATGAATATTTGTCACATGGCGGACAGGTTTTCAAGTTCGTTCCTGCATCGGGTGCCGCATCACGTATGTTTAAAGCGCTTTTTGAATTCCTTGATGCCGAGGCCAACGAGCCGGCCGAGGGAAGTGCTATGGCCGACTTCTTCAAGCGCCTGCCTGACTTCGCTTTCTATGCCGAGCTTGACGCAGTGTGCCAGACCCTTTACGGAAAGGATATACCCGCATTGCTCGACGGAGGCGAATACAAGAAGATTGTAGCCGCTCTGCTTGGCAAGGAGGGAATGAATTATGGAAGCCTGCCCAAGGGACTGCTTAAATTCCATCTCTATGCCGATGGTGCGCGCACTCCTCTTGAAGAGCATCTTGTTGAGGGCGCACAGACCGCTACCGACAGCCAAGGTGTGGTTAACCTTCACTTCACTGTTTCGCCCGAGCACCGCACGTTGTTTGAGGCAAAGATTGCCGAAGCGGTTCCCGCACTGGAGAAGAAGCTTGGCGTGAAGTACAACATAAGCCTTTCGGAGCAGAAGAAGTCGACCGACACGGTTGCCGTGAATCCCGACAACACTCCCTTCCGCGAGGACGGCAAGCTGTTGTTCCGTCCCGGAGGTCACGGTGCCTTGATCGAGAATCTCAACGACATCGACTCGGCTGTCGTGTTTATCAAGAATATCGACAACGTGGTTCCCGACTCGCAGCGTGGCGTAACCTTGGAGTATAAGAAAGTGATTGCAGGATACCTGATTGAGGTACACGACAAGATTGAAGAGTATATGCGCAAAATCAATGCAGGCGACTACACAATGGACGATGTGCGCGAAATGATATCGTTCATGCACGACACTCTCAATCTGCGTGACGATGCGATGAAGAACCTTGAGGATGTCGACCTTGTGCTCTACATCAAGAATAAGCTCAATCGCCCCATAAGAGTGTGCGGAATGGTGCGTAACGAAGGCGAACCCGGCGGTGGCCCGTATATCGCTTACAATCCCGACGGCTCTACCTCGCCTCAGATTCTCGAAAGCACTCAGATTGATCCTGCCAACAGCCAGTACAAGGAGATGGTGGCCCGCGCCACTCACTTCAATCCGGTTGACCTCGTGTGCTTCCTGAAGGATGTCGACGGTAACAAGTTTGACCTTCCCCGTTATGTCGACCCCGACACCGGCTTCATCTCGTCGAAGTCACGCAACGGAAAGGAGCTTCGCGCACTTGAACTTCCCGGATTGTGGAACGGTGCCATGAGCGACTGGAACACGGTGTTCATCGAGGTGCCCATCGGTACGTTCAACCCTGTCAAGACCGTCAACGACCTGCTCCGTCCCGCTCATCAAGGTTAA
- a CDS encoding GNAT family N-acetyltransferase yields MNKKDAVKKIWRESFDDSEQYVDMFFSRIYRDDDAMLLVDNGIPSSSLLLQRYAMNFHGVTVSIGYVCGAATIKDARCHGLMHRLMSDALRESYRRGDVLCSLIPANEWLFHYYGHQGFSPVFYVDVERYTSMHTFRHSGKYFRFEDVDSDDAYDFFNTMMRQRPCCVQHSREQYDWILMDNSIDSGTVLGIVDGMDNIAALAFVVSHDGIALVKDVLAVDNDARDAILEEIHNLYADMPVTVLGYYTPGREELVARGMARIVNAFRCLEIIASVYPRLKLVMRLCDSIVPENSHVYRIHDGLCEIDDDYEGQCDFDIDIEVLTSIIFGNDVTRRLLDFPATRPFISLMLD; encoded by the coding sequence ATGAATAAGAAGGATGCTGTAAAAAAGATTTGGCGTGAAAGCTTTGATGATTCAGAGCAGTATGTCGACATGTTTTTCTCCCGGATTTACCGCGACGACGACGCTATGTTGCTCGTCGATAACGGAATCCCGTCGAGCTCATTGCTGTTACAACGTTACGCCATGAACTTTCATGGCGTAACTGTTTCTATAGGTTACGTGTGCGGGGCGGCCACTATCAAGGATGCCCGTTGTCACGGACTGATGCACCGGCTCATGAGCGATGCGCTGCGGGAGTCCTATCGCCGTGGCGATGTGCTGTGCTCGCTCATTCCCGCCAATGAATGGCTGTTCCACTACTACGGCCATCAGGGATTCTCGCCGGTGTTCTATGTCGATGTCGAGCGTTACACATCGATGCACACGTTCCGTCACTCGGGTAAGTATTTCCGGTTTGAAGATGTCGACTCGGACGATGCCTACGATTTCTTCAACACCATGATGAGGCAGCGCCCGTGCTGTGTTCAACATTCGCGTGAGCAGTATGACTGGATATTGATGGACAATTCGATCGACTCGGGCACGGTGCTCGGCATTGTCGACGGAATGGACAACATCGCCGCTCTCGCATTTGTAGTGTCACACGACGGCATCGCGCTGGTCAAGGATGTGCTTGCCGTGGACAATGATGCACGTGACGCCATCCTGGAGGAGATACACAATCTTTACGCCGACATGCCTGTAACGGTGCTCGGATACTACACTCCGGGACGCGAGGAGCTTGTGGCGCGCGGCATGGCGAGGATTGTCAATGCCTTCCGCTGCCTTGAGATAATAGCATCGGTCTATCCTCGGCTGAAGCTTGTGATGAGGCTGTGTGACTCAATCGTGCCTGAAAACAGCCATGTCTACAGGATTCACGATGGATTGTGTGAGATAGATGACGACTACGAGGGGCAGTGTGACTTCGATATTGACATAGAGGTTCTGACCTCGATAATATTCGGTAACGATGTCACGCGCCGGTTGCTCGATTTCCCGGCAACGCGCCCCTTCATAAGCCTTATGCTCGATTAA
- a CDS encoding thioredoxin family protein gives MIRELISATMLALSVITVSADNDGKVESINQAEFSEKIFDYSTREKPVIKSERPAVIDFWAPWCGPCRRLAPVMDSLAVRYKGKVDFYKINIDNNEAIARQLRVSSIPLVLFVPVDGNDVQGMMGVYPTDAYVDVVDEYLLGMPSKSR, from the coding sequence ATGATACGTGAACTTATATCTGCGACAATGCTCGCATTGTCGGTCATTACAGTGTCGGCCGATAACGACGGCAAGGTTGAGAGCATCAACCAAGCCGAATTTTCGGAAAAGATATTTGATTACTCGACCCGTGAGAAACCGGTGATAAAGTCGGAGCGTCCGGCTGTCATCGATTTCTGGGCACCGTGGTGCGGTCCGTGCCGACGACTCGCTCCGGTGATGGATTCACTCGCCGTGCGCTACAAGGGCAAGGTGGATTTCTACAAAATAAACATTGACAATAACGAAGCTATAGCCAGGCAGTTGCGTGTAAGCTCGATACCCCTTGTACTATTTGTTCCGGTCGACGGCAACGATGTGCAGGGCATGATGGGAGTATATCCCACCGACGCCTATGTCGATGTCGTGGATGAGTATCTGCTGGGAATGCCTTCAAAGTCGCGTTAG
- a CDS encoding RNA polymerase sigma factor, with amino-acid sequence MQNLTNLTDQQLVELYLEGNNEAFDTLLTRHQSKVFSYIMHIVKNKDVADDIFQDTFIKIIMTLKQGRYTETGKFGSWLTRIAHNLIIDYYRQSKSENNVSTDEYSADLMNRRDLCDDNIEDHLVIDQIHADVRNLIEALPDSQREVLKMRYYNDMSFKEIADATGVSINTALGRMRYAILNMRRIAEEKSIELTA; translated from the coding sequence ATGCAAAATTTGACCAATCTTACCGACCAGCAGTTGGTAGAGCTCTATCTCGAAGGAAACAACGAGGCTTTTGACACGCTTTTAACCCGTCATCAATCCAAAGTATTTTCCTACATAATGCACATTGTAAAGAACAAAGATGTCGCCGACGACATCTTTCAAGACACCTTTATAAAAATCATAATGACTTTGAAACAGGGACGATACACCGAAACGGGAAAATTCGGCTCCTGGCTTACACGCATAGCCCACAACCTCATAATCGACTACTACCGGCAGTCAAAGTCGGAGAACAACGTGTCGACCGATGAATACAGCGCCGACCTGATGAACCGTCGTGACCTGTGTGACGACAACATCGAGGATCACCTTGTAATCGACCAGATACACGCCGATGTGCGCAACCTCATCGAAGCACTCCCCGACTCTCAGCGCGAAGTGCTGAAGATGCGTTACTACAACGACATGAGCTTCAAGGAAATCGCCGACGCTACCGGAGTGAGCATAAACACCGCACTCGGTCGCATGCGTTACGCCATCCTCAACATGAGGCGAATTGCCGAGGAGAAGTCGATAGAGCTTACGGCCTAA
- a CDS encoding gliding motility protein GldB-related protein has product MNHKLKAILTVLSTAMLIGCGKAPVDDCAPVEIHRFDIAAYRYASADSADRQALRDTFAVALRIMLGNDINDSSLTAYSQSRGVRVFTPDIESRFLSLDSIEAVTGCIYSRMGDEFPDITPPEIYSAVITYNQSIILADTVMLLGLNHYLGCDYEGYKHLDGYRRATKTAARLPYDIAESIIATAYPYRPSNDATVLSRLLYEGALVKAVMQLVPGSDIATALGYDKSQLTWLVDNEAPAWNALIERKMLYSTDMEIASRLTATAPHTTLLHPQSPGRAGRYIGLRIIESYMKSHPEVTLRQMLDSTFYNSASPLIGSGYNPSRR; this is encoded by the coding sequence ATGAACCACAAGCTTAAGGCAATCCTGACCGTGCTGTCGACGGCAATGCTCATCGGCTGCGGCAAGGCACCGGTCGACGATTGCGCACCTGTTGAAATACATCGATTTGACATAGCGGCCTACCGCTATGCCTCAGCCGACAGTGCCGACCGACAGGCCCTACGTGACACATTTGCCGTTGCGCTGCGCATCATGCTCGGTAACGACATCAACGACTCGTCGCTGACCGCCTACTCCCAAAGCCGAGGGGTGAGAGTTTTCACTCCCGACATAGAATCACGCTTCTTGTCGCTCGACTCAATCGAGGCCGTCACGGGGTGCATATACAGCCGCATGGGTGACGAGTTCCCCGACATAACGCCGCCCGAAATCTACAGCGCGGTAATCACCTACAATCAGTCGATAATTCTCGCCGACACGGTGATGTTGTTGGGTCTGAACCACTATCTGGGATGTGACTACGAGGGCTACAAACACCTTGACGGTTACCGCCGAGCCACCAAAACCGCCGCACGGCTGCCCTACGACATAGCCGAATCGATCATCGCCACGGCCTATCCCTACCGACCGTCAAACGATGCCACCGTGCTGAGCCGATTGCTTTATGAGGGAGCCCTTGTGAAAGCCGTCATGCAACTTGTCCCCGGAAGTGACATAGCCACAGCATTAGGCTACGACAAGTCACAGCTGACATGGCTCGTGGATAACGAAGCTCCGGCGTGGAATGCCTTGATCGAAAGGAAGATGCTCTACTCCACCGACATGGAGATAGCGTCACGACTCACGGCGACGGCACCTCACACGACACTGCTCCACCCACAGTCGCCAGGACGCGCCGGACGCTACATAGGGTTACGCATAATAGAATCTTACATGAAAAGCCATCCCGAGGTCACGCTCAGGCAAATGCTCGACTCGACATTCTACAACTCGGCATCGCCACTCATCGGGTCGGGCTACAATCCGTCACGCCGATAG
- a CDS encoding N-acetylmuramoyl-L-alanine amidase family protein, translating into MLRLIRLILCLFVVSLTSLSIMAGDFIVVLDPGHGGHDYGAIGAKAREKDINLGVALKLGALLKKEKGVKVVYTRDGDYFKTLQQRADIANKAHGDLFISIHTNSLDKKARNRKTISGASTYTLGLHKSAENLAVAKRENAVMMLEDDFSTTYCGFDPNSTESYIIFELSQNNHLDQSIDFAGKLQSEMKSTAGRVDRGVRQAGFWVLAKTSMPAVLIELDFICNPTVERYLASESGQKKFAEAIHNAFKSYKTAYDHRQGVEPEPDVDVDDDQQSVDDDSDKKKRKEMSERKKRARNRPESIEGNKSSAKEVVVDDGDVASESSEEGLRYKIQFLTSGKPLSKKSKEFKGLKNVDSYRDGGLHKYTVGNYKSMDDAEKELRKVRAKFPEAFVITMRDGKRIK; encoded by the coding sequence ATGCTCCGATTGATTAGACTTATATTGTGCCTCTTCGTCGTGTCGTTGACTTCGCTGTCGATTATGGCCGGTGACTTCATCGTAGTCCTCGACCCCGGTCATGGAGGTCATGACTACGGAGCTATCGGTGCAAAGGCAAGGGAGAAGGACATAAACCTCGGCGTGGCCCTCAAGCTCGGCGCGCTATTGAAAAAGGAGAAAGGTGTCAAGGTAGTCTACACCCGCGACGGCGACTACTTCAAGACGCTGCAGCAGCGTGCCGACATTGCCAACAAGGCTCATGGCGACCTCTTCATCTCGATTCACACCAATTCACTCGACAAGAAAGCACGTAACCGCAAGACGATAAGCGGTGCGTCGACCTACACTCTCGGTCTTCACAAGAGTGCCGAGAACCTTGCGGTGGCTAAGCGTGAGAATGCCGTGATGATGCTTGAGGATGACTTCTCGACAACCTATTGCGGGTTTGATCCCAACTCAACCGAGTCCTACATCATATTCGAGCTTAGCCAGAACAACCATCTCGACCAGAGTATCGACTTTGCCGGCAAACTTCAGTCGGAGATGAAGTCGACAGCCGGAAGGGTTGACAGGGGAGTGAGGCAGGCCGGATTCTGGGTCCTCGCAAAGACGAGCATGCCCGCGGTGCTGATTGAGCTTGATTTTATATGCAATCCCACTGTCGAGCGTTACCTCGCTTCGGAGAGCGGACAGAAAAAGTTTGCCGAGGCGATTCACAACGCCTTCAAGAGCTATAAGACCGCCTACGACCATCGTCAGGGCGTGGAGCCTGAGCCCGATGTCGATGTCGACGACGATCAGCAGTCGGTTGATGATGACTCCGACAAGAAAAAGCGCAAGGAGATGAGTGAACGCAAGAAGCGTGCCCGCAACCGTCCCGAGTCGATCGAGGGAAATAAATCGTCGGCCAAGGAGGTTGTCGTCGATGACGGCGATGTCGCTTCCGAAAGCTCCGAAGAGGGATTGCGTTACAAGATTCAGTTCCTTACAAGCGGAAAGCCTCTTTCCAAGAAGTCGAAGGAGTTCAAGGGGTTGAAGAATGTCGATTCCTACCGTGACGGAGGTCTTCACAAATACACCGTAGGCAACTACAAGTCGATGGATGACGCCGAGAAGGAGTTGCGAAAGGTCAGAGCTAAATTCCCCGAGGCTTTCGTGATTACCATGCGCGACGGTAAACGTATAAAATGA
- a CDS encoding MlaD family protein: MKRYSRELIIGMSVLVALLVLFFGIDYLKGINVFKAANYYYVSYTNVNGLTVSSPVTINGFKVGQVRDINYEYDNPGHVLVELSLDKKLKVPSGSKAIIKSDLLGTASVELQFSTSADSHDVGDKLIGEAMPSMLDNVASELMPTVSSIFPKVDSLLTSVNRLVSDSALLSSVKRLDKITANLEATTVNLNRTLATMPKVMTTVDGVALNLDTITANLALVSQELKEMPIESTLQNVHDITADMKVLTGKLNSTDNSLGLLLNDRGLYDHLNGAAGGLDSLLFDVKKNPKRYIPPIKVF; the protein is encoded by the coding sequence ATGAAACGCTATTCAAGAGAGTTGATAATAGGAATGTCGGTGCTTGTGGCGCTGCTGGTGCTTTTCTTCGGCATCGATTACCTTAAAGGCATCAACGTGTTCAAGGCCGCCAACTATTACTATGTGTCCTATACCAATGTAAACGGACTTACAGTGTCGTCGCCTGTTACCATCAATGGATTCAAGGTGGGTCAGGTGCGTGACATAAACTATGAATATGACAATCCCGGTCATGTGCTTGTGGAGCTTTCGCTCGACAAGAAACTTAAGGTGCCCTCGGGCAGCAAGGCTATCATAAAGAGCGACCTGCTCGGTACGGCTTCGGTAGAGCTGCAGTTTTCCACCTCGGCCGACAGCCACGATGTGGGCGACAAGCTGATAGGTGAGGCTATGCCTTCGATGCTCGATAATGTTGCGAGCGAGCTGATGCCTACGGTTAGCTCCATATTCCCGAAGGTTGATTCGCTGCTTACCTCGGTCAATAGACTCGTGTCGGATTCGGCATTGCTTTCATCGGTGAAGCGTCTTGACAAGATTACTGCCAACCTGGAGGCTACCACCGTAAACCTCAACCGCACGCTTGCAACGATGCCCAAGGTGATGACTACGGTCGACGGCGTGGCGTTGAACCTCGACACCATAACGGCCAATCTCGCCCTCGTGTCGCAGGAGCTGAAGGAGATGCCCATCGAGTCGACATTGCAGAATGTCCATGACATAACTGCCGACATGAAGGTTCTTACCGGAAAGCTGAATTCGACCGACAATTCACTCGGACTGCTGCTTAACGACCGAGGCCTCTATGACCACCTTAACGGGGCCGCAGGTGGATTGGATTCGCTCCTGTTTGATGTGAAGAAGAATCCCAAACGATATATTCCGCCGATTAAGGTATTTTGA
- the dnaA gene encoding chromosomal replication initiator protein DnaA produces MEKTHINLWEDCLEIFKDNLPTEQFDAWFKPITSISFDGRTLKLMVPTSFFVEQLEEKYMKLLAPTLRKVYGPKVQLFYQYDTVAKDPTSSVTIESSRPSPAVQPHSVNPFKTDVVADFDSQLNPRYTFENYCGSISNKIARSIGEAIASNPKCKTFNPLFIFGPTGVGKTHLIQAIGIRIKERNPQSRVLYVSARLFESQYTTAATAKPSRINDFINFYQSIDVLIIDDIQDLMRKTATQNAFFHIFNHLHQNQRQIILSSDCAPSEMMDMHDRLLSRFKWGMTAELERPDLDLRREVLTQKASQDGLDLPCEVIEYIAANVTDSIRELEGIVVSLMAHATVLGKEVTLDLAQSVLANAVKIQRKTVNFEMIAQCVSDYYNIEPDQLFTKNRKREISDARQMVMYLSKRHAKMPVTAIGARLSRTHATVLHACRNIEERLSLEAALRDDVSKIEASLTC; encoded by the coding sequence ATGGAAAAGACTCACATTAATTTGTGGGAGGACTGCCTTGAAATATTTAAGGACAATCTTCCTACGGAACAATTTGACGCCTGGTTCAAGCCTATAACATCAATAAGCTTTGATGGCCGTACGCTTAAATTGATGGTTCCGACATCCTTTTTCGTTGAGCAGCTTGAGGAGAAATATATGAAGCTCCTTGCGCCGACTCTTCGTAAAGTTTACGGACCCAAGGTGCAGCTTTTCTATCAGTATGACACAGTGGCCAAGGACCCCACCTCGTCGGTCACTATCGAAAGCTCGCGTCCGAGTCCCGCCGTGCAGCCCCATTCGGTCAATCCTTTTAAGACCGATGTCGTTGCCGACTTTGACTCGCAGCTTAATCCGCGTTACACATTTGAGAACTATTGCGGCAGCATCAGCAACAAGATTGCACGTTCCATCGGAGAGGCTATCGCATCCAATCCCAAGTGCAAGACTTTCAACCCTCTGTTTATCTTTGGGCCTACCGGTGTAGGCAAGACTCATCTTATTCAGGCTATAGGCATACGCATCAAGGAGCGCAATCCGCAAAGCCGTGTGCTCTATGTGTCGGCGCGCCTCTTCGAGAGCCAGTACACTACCGCCGCAACAGCCAAGCCGAGCCGCATCAATGACTTCATCAACTTCTATCAGTCGATCGATGTGCTGATAATCGACGACATTCAGGACCTCATGCGCAAGACTGCTACACAGAATGCGTTTTTCCACATCTTCAATCATCTGCATCAGAATCAGCGACAGATAATCCTGTCGAGCGACTGTGCGCCCTCCGAGATGATGGATATGCACGACCGACTGCTGTCACGCTTCAAGTGGGGAATGACCGCCGAACTTGAGCGTCCCGACCTCGACCTGCGTCGTGAGGTGCTGACTCAGAAAGCTTCACAGGACGGACTCGATCTTCCGTGTGAGGTAATCGAATACATAGCCGCCAATGTCACCGACAGCATCCGCGAGCTTGAGGGCATCGTGGTGTCGCTGATGGCCCATGCTACGGTGCTTGGCAAGGAGGTGACGCTCGACCTCGCCCAGTCGGTGCTGGCCAATGCCGTGAAGATACAGCGCAAGACTGTAAACTTTGAAATGATTGCTCAGTGTGTGAGCGACTACTATAATATAGAGCCCGACCAGCTCTTCACCAAGAACCGTAAGCGCGAAATTTCCGATGCCCGACAGATGGTTATGTACTTGTCGAAGCGTCATGCCAAGATGCCTGTCACGGCAATAGGCGCAAGACTTTCACGCACTCATGCCACGGTGCTTCACGCTTGCCGTAACATAGAGGAGCGACTTTCGCTTGAAGCTGCGTTACGCGATGACGTGTCGAAGATCGAGGCTTCGCTTACATGTTGA